A DNA window from Vigna angularis cultivar LongXiaoDou No.4 chromosome 1, ASM1680809v1, whole genome shotgun sequence contains the following coding sequences:
- the LOC128194842 gene encoding uncharacterized protein LOC128194842 produces MYRDARNAADRPYWLGEHIWNSLLAHWNSLEFRNKCAKAQRNRASEKGGTPHTGGSITIHEHAIQDRLVWSSTGAEEAVHLAWRSEICGVQVQVGSPFTVLSVSRLHCARKAKTDVGHPFAFDGCPTSIDGCGISVEEMARTRGASFNSRGESSRGESSSQGEARRRSTVSARRSRATPIQDDPIVEERAIEEQTYEAYETHGEENAFEAPNDDDDEEEHADVHDIQEDVGGFLGGPHDHSLLTHNVQHVAYAISKGRDRGDTLKLISHGKKVNKLGPCHEEIQDIVLNSSLMPLTGICYDYVDKGLLLGFIERWHFETSSFHLPIGEMSITLDDVSTLLHLPVMGQMCDLEELEFEEARTALVQLLGVDGGTAGAEMENARGPKVRLSWLREIYVQRCESQHWDYAARAYLLHLVGCTIFANKSASSIRVSYLLLFRDVHACGRYAWGVAALAYLYEQLGDASLASTKQMAGYLTLFQSWIYEHFPGMGRRRLVTSYDDTTPRAMRW; encoded by the exons ATGTATAGAGATGCTCGTAATGCAGCAGATCGCCCTTATTGGTTGGGCGAgcacatttggaactctttactagCTCATTGGAATTCACTAGAGTTTCGCAATAAGTGCGCCAAAGCCCAGAGGAACAGAGCTTCTGAAAAGGGTGGCACCCCGCATACTGGTGGTTCGATCAcgattcatgagcatgccattc AAGATCGTTTGGTGTGGAGCAGCACTGGTGCGGAGGAAGCCGTTCATCTAGCATGGAGGAGCGAGATCTGCGGTGTCCAGGTTCAGGTTGGTTCTCCTTTCACCGTCCTTTCTGTTTCTCGGCTTCACTGTGCACGAAAGGCCAAAACGGATGTGGGACATCCGTTTGCCTTCGACGGATGTCCGACTTCCATCgacggatgtgggatatccgttgaag AAATGGCAAGAACACGTGGTGCATCTTTTAATTCTCGAGGTGAGAGTTCTCGAGGAGAGAGTTCGTCGCAGGGTGAAGCTCGGAGAAGATCTACCGTTTCTGCTCGTAGAAGTCGGGCAACTCCTATCCAGGATGACCCCATAGTTGAGGAGCGAGCCATTGAGGAACAAACATATGAGGCATATGAGACTCATGGTGAGGAGAATGCATTTGAGGCCCCTAACGATGATGACGATGAGGAGGAGCATGCGGATGTTCATGACATACAAGAGGATGTCGGTGGATTTCTTGGAGGTCCACACGATCATTCATTGCTGACGCACAATGTTCAGCATGTAGCTTATGCTATTTCCAAAGGCCGG GATCGAGGGGACACACTGAAGTTGATCTCCCAcggaaaaaaagtaaataagttaggACCATGCCACGAGGAAATTCAAGACATTGTGTTGAATTCCAGTTTGATGCCTCTTACAGGGATTTGTTATGATTACGTTGATAAGGGGTTACTCCTCGGATTCATAGAGAGGTGGCATTTTGAGACCAGTAGTTTCCATCTCCCTATAGGGGAGATGTCGATTACTCTTGATGACGTCTCGACATTACTTCACCTGCCCGTGATGGGACAAATGTGTGATTTGGAGGAGTTGGAGTTTGAGGAGGCTCGTACAGCCCTTGTGCAACTGCTCGGCGTTGATGGTGGCACAGCAGGTGCTGAGATGGAGAACGCACGTGGTCCGAAAGTCAGACTCAGCtggcttagagagatatatgttcAGAGGTGTGAGTCGCAGCATTGGGACTATGCTGCTAGAGCATATTTGTTGCATCTAGTAGGATGCACGATTTTTGCAAATAAGAGTGCCAGTTCTATACGCGTGTCTTACTTATTGTTATTTAGAGACGTACACGCGTGTGGCAGATATGCTTGGGGTGTTGCTGCACTCGCCTATTTGTACGAGCAGCTCGGGGATGCGAGTCTCGCGTCCACGAAGCAGATGGCTGGATATTTGACTCTATTTCAG agttgGATATACGAACATTTTCCTGGCATGGGGAGGAGGCGGTTGGTGACTTCTTACGATGATACCACACCACGTGCCATGAGGTGGTAG